The Trichocoleus desertorum ATA4-8-CV12 genome includes a window with the following:
- a CDS encoding ubiquinone biosynthesis protein COQ4, with protein MSGTQTVPTIVNLALSRSLPTGTFGGAWADFLDQNGRSPLTTGFRHKQLHDGIHILTGYGSDSLAEAEVQAFLLGKNSTNPSGKGCGKPINEASDRVLIQTNGNQNCFGNYP; from the coding sequence ATGTCTGGAACACAAACCGTCCCAACTATCGTGAATTTGGCCTTATCGCGATCGCTCCCTACAGGCACTTTTGGTGGAGCTTGGGCAGATTTTCTAGACCAGAACGGGCGATCGCCACTCACCACAGGTTTCCGCCACAAACAACTCCACGACGGCATTCATATCCTGACGGGTTACGGCAGCGACTCACTCGCTGAAGCAGAAGTGCAAGCATTTCTACTTGGAAAAAATTCAACCAACCCCTCTGGGAAAGGCTGCGGCAAGCCTATCAACGAGGCCAGCGATCGCGTCTTGATCCAGACAAATGGCAACCAGAACTGCTTTGGCAATTACCCTTAG
- a CDS encoding phospholipid carrier-dependent glycosyltransferase — protein sequence MAWSKQLSKRPQLWFVLGTVGIFLLAIALRFWGLSRFNTLVFDEVYFATFANNYLIQRPFFDGHPPLGKYLIAIGIWLANQTPWGADAVKNSLTGSLLSPFSYRWLNALVGSFIPLIVMGIAYQLTRRRSYALIAGLLSTLDGLFLVESRYALVNVYLISFGLLGQWFFLRSLERRGVKRWWWLILAGISFGASAAIKWNGLWFLFGAYLLWFTAWGMRLIAKFWGGTPDPILTPSGKQFISPLRKLTQLNLFTAITALGIVPVLTYSLSWIPHLRLNPTPNFWDVQKRILSYHERVGDGPKIHPYCSDWYTWLFMQRPILYFYETAQTTSDIVPAKPSLPQSAVKLVYDIHAMGNPALWWLSTAGILLVMWMLGKRFYNWVQQTDAAHAIAAIPNQAPTQAIAAPTLPQPATGSFTGSFTGSITSSIDLWIGVYLVANYGANLIPWMRVSRCTFLYHYMGASVFSLLAIAWLIDRWLHSRQYWFRIAGVTAIFLIIMAFIFWLPFYLGLPLSPTEWQLRRWLPTW from the coding sequence ATGGCCTGGTCTAAACAGTTGTCTAAGCGACCTCAGCTTTGGTTTGTGCTTGGCACCGTTGGGATATTCTTACTAGCGATCGCGTTGCGGTTTTGGGGCCTGAGTCGCTTCAATACCCTCGTTTTTGATGAAGTTTACTTCGCCACATTTGCCAACAACTACCTGATCCAGCGGCCTTTTTTTGATGGACACCCACCTCTAGGCAAATACCTGATTGCCATTGGCATTTGGCTCGCTAATCAAACCCCGTGGGGCGCAGACGCAGTCAAAAACTCCCTCACAGGTTCGCTGCTGTCCCCCTTCAGCTATCGCTGGCTCAATGCTCTAGTTGGGTCATTCATCCCGTTGATTGTGATGGGCATAGCCTACCAGCTCACCCGTCGCCGTAGCTACGCCTTGATCGCAGGTTTACTCTCCACCTTAGATGGCCTGTTTCTGGTCGAATCACGCTACGCCTTGGTGAACGTGTACCTGATCAGCTTTGGTTTGTTGGGGCAATGGTTTTTCTTGCGATCGCTAGAGCGACGAGGCGTAAAACGCTGGTGGTGGCTGATTCTAGCAGGGATTAGCTTTGGAGCTTCTGCTGCCATCAAGTGGAATGGCTTGTGGTTTTTGTTTGGCGCTTATTTGTTGTGGTTCACAGCCTGGGGGATGCGCCTAATCGCTAAATTCTGGGGAGGCACACCCGACCCCATCCTTACACCTAGCGGTAAACAATTCATTTCTCCCCTCCGCAAGCTAACTCAACTCAACCTCTTTACCGCCATTACAGCATTGGGAATTGTCCCAGTCCTGACCTACAGTTTGAGTTGGATTCCTCACCTGCGACTCAATCCCACTCCCAACTTCTGGGACGTGCAAAAACGAATTTTGTCATACCACGAGCGAGTTGGCGACGGTCCCAAAATCCACCCCTACTGCTCCGACTGGTACACCTGGCTTTTCATGCAGCGCCCCATCCTGTATTTCTACGAAACTGCCCAAACCACCAGCGACATCGTACCTGCCAAGCCTTCCCTCCCGCAGTCAGCCGTCAAACTGGTGTACGACATTCACGCAATGGGCAACCCAGCCCTCTGGTGGCTATCCACCGCCGGAATTCTCTTAGTGATGTGGATGCTAGGAAAGCGTTTCTACAATTGGGTGCAGCAAACCGACGCTGCCCACGCGATCGCCGCAATCCCAAACCAAGCCCCTACCCAAGCGATCGCAGCCCCTACCCTCCCTCAGCCAGCTACTGGATCGTTTACTGGATCATTTACTGGATCAATCACTAGCTCAATAGACCTGTGGATTGGCGTTTACCTCGTCGCCAATTATGGAGCCAACTTAATCCCTTGGATGCGAGTCAGCCGCTGCACCTTCCTATACCACTACATGGGTGCTTCCGTCTTCTCACTACTCGCGATCGCCTGGCTGATCGATCGTTGGTTGCATAGCCGCCAATACTGGTTCCGAATCGCAGGGGTCACAGCCATCTTTCTGATCATCATGGCCTTCATCTTCTGGCTACCCTTCTACCTCGGCCTGCCCCTATCCCCCACAGAGTGGCAACTGCGGCGTTGGTTGCCGACTTGGTAA
- the trmB gene encoding tRNA (guanosine(46)-N7)-methyltransferase TrmB: protein MSLVRVREHVNPLSRKYQSPVKPPDWSRVYADLAQPLHLDIGCARGRFVLSMAQTEPSWNFLGLEIRATLVDQANQERDELNLTNLHYLFCNANTSARSLLHSLPKGVLQRVTIQFPDPWFKRRHQKRRVVQPELVRELASYLVPGGMVFLQSDIQEVAVEMCDRFEEHTAFQRQGEGWLSENPLSVPTERECMTLERGEPVYRALFVRS, encoded by the coding sequence TTGTCACTGGTTCGAGTTCGAGAACACGTTAATCCGCTGAGTCGCAAATATCAAAGTCCAGTCAAACCACCGGACTGGAGCCGAGTGTATGCAGATTTAGCCCAGCCGCTGCATTTGGATATTGGCTGTGCGAGGGGGCGCTTTGTGCTGAGTATGGCGCAAACGGAACCCAGTTGGAATTTTCTAGGTTTAGAAATTCGAGCTACTTTGGTGGATCAAGCCAACCAAGAGCGGGATGAGCTAAATTTAACCAATTTGCACTACTTGTTTTGTAATGCGAATACTTCGGCGCGATCGCTTTTGCACTCGTTACCTAAGGGGGTGTTGCAGCGGGTGACGATTCAGTTCCCTGATCCTTGGTTTAAGCGCCGCCACCAGAAGCGACGGGTGGTGCAACCGGAGTTGGTGCGGGAGTTGGCGAGTTATTTGGTGCCTGGTGGGATGGTGTTTTTGCAGTCTGATATTCAAGAGGTGGCTGTGGAAATGTGCGATCGCTTTGAGGAGCACACAGCGTTTCAGCGGCAAGGGGAAGGTTGGCTGAGTGAGAATCCTTTGTCTGTGCCAACGGAGCGGGAATGTATGACGTTGGAACGGGGGGAACCTGTTTATCGGGCTTTGTTTGTGCGGTCTTGA
- a CDS encoding metallophosphoesterase: MSLQCRFAIVSDLHIALPHTIWEHPNRFHLVEVSIPALELILEHLEQLNLDFLLIPGDLTQHGEPENHTWLAERLAQLPFPTYVVPGNHDFPNAIANDTSISWADFPTYYHKFGYEDISQMYYTCKLLPGVRLIGLNSNQFDAQGKQIGRLDEPQLSWLRQVLSEVEAQELVMVMVHHNVVEHLPRQSQHPLGRRYMLENAPTLLQILQDAGVQLIFTGHLHVQDIAQHQGIYEITTGSLVSYPHPYRVLQFHSDRQGRQWLQVESHRVDAVPDWPQLQQASRQWMGDRSHPFMLKLLTQPPLNLRPEAAEALLPSLRYFWADLADGDALFDFSHFPLAPQRYFESFSATDRQSRPVLIDNHSTLLLQSKLP, from the coding sequence ATGAGCCTTCAGTGCCGCTTTGCGATCGTTAGCGACTTGCACATTGCCCTACCCCACACTATCTGGGAGCATCCCAATCGATTTCATCTGGTTGAGGTCAGTATTCCCGCCCTTGAACTCATTCTGGAGCACCTAGAGCAGCTAAACCTTGACTTTTTGCTGATCCCTGGCGACCTTACCCAACATGGCGAACCCGAAAATCATACCTGGTTGGCAGAGCGATTGGCTCAGCTCCCTTTTCCTACCTATGTGGTTCCCGGAAACCACGATTTTCCCAACGCGATCGCCAATGACACTTCGATTAGTTGGGCAGATTTTCCCACTTATTACCACAAGTTCGGCTACGAAGATATTTCCCAGATGTACTACACCTGCAAACTCTTGCCAGGAGTGCGCTTGATTGGGCTAAACTCCAACCAGTTTGATGCCCAAGGCAAACAAATAGGTCGTTTGGATGAACCGCAATTGAGCTGGTTGAGACAAGTGCTGAGCGAAGTTGAAGCGCAAGAATTAGTGATGGTGATGGTGCATCACAATGTTGTAGAACACCTGCCTAGGCAATCGCAACATCCGTTGGGCCGCCGCTACATGTTAGAAAACGCTCCAACCCTGCTGCAAATACTGCAAGATGCTGGAGTGCAACTGATATTTACCGGGCATCTGCATGTGCAAGATATCGCCCAACACCAAGGCATTTACGAGATCACGACAGGTTCTTTGGTCAGCTATCCTCACCCTTACCGAGTTTTGCAGTTTCATAGCGATCGCCAGGGTAGACAATGGCTCCAGGTAGAATCTCATCGCGTCGATGCTGTACCCGATTGGCCGCAACTGCAACAAGCTTCCCGCCAGTGGATGGGCGATCGCAGCCATCCCTTTATGCTGAAGCTGCTCACTCAGCCGCCGCTTAATTTGCGACCGGAAGCAGCCGAAGCCTTGCTGCCAAGCCTGCGCTACTTCTGGGCAGACCTTGCCGATGGGGATGCTTTATTTGACTTCTCCCATTTTCCCTTAGCACCACAACGCTACTTTGAGAGCTTCAGTGCCACCGATCGCCAAAGTCGCCCAGTCCTTATTGACAACCACAGCACCCTACTCCTCCAGAGCAAGCTACCCTAG
- a CDS encoding chemotaxis response regulator protein-glutamate methylesterase, which yields MRIAIVNDMLLAVEALRRVVATVPEYEVAWVARTGTEAVTKAAQDTPDLILMDLLMPELDGVGATRQIMVQSPCAIVLVTATVSGHGAKVFEAMGYGALDAVNTPILGPQGQGASGTELLAKILMVAKLIGKSPARKSRSLDQAKPVTFAQPTPPLVVIGASTGGPQALRTILSHFPISFPAAVVVIQHVDAQFAPGLTEWLNQQTTLPVKIAQHGQFLQAGTVCVASTNNHLVLQADLSLAYTPEPTQSTYRPSVDVFFNSVAAHWPRKGVALLLTGMGKDGAMGLKSLYATGWHTIAQNRETCVVYGMPKAAVELGAAKEVLPLPAIAPACLEQVIPRWARRA from the coding sequence ATGAGAATTGCCATCGTTAATGACATGCTGCTGGCCGTAGAAGCCCTTCGCCGTGTGGTGGCTACGGTTCCTGAATATGAAGTCGCTTGGGTGGCCCGCACAGGGACAGAAGCGGTAACTAAAGCGGCTCAAGATACCCCAGACTTGATCTTGATGGATTTGCTCATGCCAGAACTGGATGGGGTAGGAGCGACTCGTCAAATCATGGTTCAATCTCCCTGTGCCATCGTGCTAGTTACGGCAACTGTGAGCGGTCACGGTGCTAAGGTCTTTGAAGCAATGGGGTATGGCGCTTTAGATGCGGTGAACACGCCCATTTTAGGGCCACAAGGACAAGGCGCAAGTGGCACTGAGCTGTTGGCTAAAATTTTGATGGTTGCCAAGCTGATTGGTAAATCTCCTGCCCGAAAGTCGCGATCGCTCGATCAAGCCAAGCCAGTCACTTTTGCCCAGCCGACACCACCTTTAGTCGTGATTGGCGCTTCAACTGGGGGACCACAGGCATTACGCACGATTCTGTCTCATTTCCCCATCAGCTTCCCCGCAGCGGTGGTGGTGATTCAGCATGTAGATGCTCAATTTGCTCCCGGTTTAACGGAATGGCTCAATCAACAAACGACACTTCCCGTAAAAATTGCCCAGCACGGTCAATTTCTGCAAGCAGGGACTGTTTGTGTCGCCAGCACCAACAATCATCTAGTTCTACAGGCCGATCTGAGCTTGGCCTATACACCAGAGCCAACTCAATCAACTTATCGCCCTTCGGTCGATGTCTTTTTCAATAGTGTGGCAGCTCACTGGCCTCGCAAAGGTGTGGCACTTTTGTTGACAGGGATGGGCAAAGATGGGGCAATGGGGCTGAAGTCTCTCTATGCCACTGGTTGGCATACGATCGCTCAGAACCGAGAGACTTGTGTGGTTTACGGCATGCCCAAAGCCGCTGTTGAATTGGGGGCTGCCAAAGAAGTTCTTCCACTGCCCGCGATCGCCCCTGCTTGTCTGGAACAAGTGATTCCTCGCTGGGCCAGACGGGCCTAA
- a CDS encoding hybrid sensor histidine kinase/response regulator, producing MLELFRMEVEAQATVLNHGLLELETNPGMPETLESLMRAAHSIKGAARIIDLEVGVKLAHVMEDCFTSAQMGVVTLAAAQIDVLLQGVDLLLRLSCVPETQLQGWLAEQADGIEALLSAIATLLNPQPQPLANELPQINELPAISDLTVPIELTPVVAVASEEFNPAPILEAEAIATHLPTVDLAKVMPFGSAGGQIADSPDRVVRVSADNLSRLMGLAGESLVEANWLQPFADSLLKLRRQQTELSTLIEKLQGSLVGQTLNQRSENYLNAVRQQATSCREMLSDRLNELELFARRSANLSDRLYREVLASHMRPFADGVQAFPRMVRDLGRQLDKQIRFEVLGKATDVDRDILEKLEAPLTHLLRNAVDHGIEPMAERLAAGKPAEGLVRLEAVHQGGMLSITVSDDGRGMDFERLRTKIVSKQLVSPEMAPQLTEAELIEFLFLPGFSTSDTVTELSGRGVGLNIVQNMIQEVGGSLRAVSKLGKGMTFYLQLPLTLSVIRTLLVEIAGEPYALPLTRIDRIAMVEPEAIAVAENRQFFTIDGQNIGLVVGQQVLELPASAYDAKALPVIVISDRLSCYGLVVDRFLGERDLVVRPLDSRLGKVKNISAAALLEDGSPVLLIDVEDMVRSIDHLLTNGQLSHISRKTEKVATKAQKRVLVVDDSITVREMERKLLQNKGYAVEVAVNGIDGWNAIRTGHFDLIVTDIDMPRMNGIELIAQLKQHATLKALPVIIVSYKDREEDRMRGLEVGADYYLTKSSFHDDTLLHAVRDLIGEAIA from the coding sequence ATGCTGGAATTGTTCCGGATGGAGGTGGAAGCCCAAGCCACGGTCTTAAACCACGGTCTGCTAGAGCTGGAAACTAATCCTGGAATGCCTGAGACGCTGGAATCACTGATGCGGGCTGCTCACTCGATCAAAGGAGCCGCACGAATTATTGATTTAGAGGTGGGCGTCAAACTGGCTCATGTCATGGAAGATTGCTTTACCAGTGCTCAGATGGGCGTTGTGACCTTGGCGGCGGCACAAATTGATGTGTTGCTACAAGGCGTTGATTTACTGTTACGACTGAGTTGTGTCCCAGAAACCCAGCTTCAGGGTTGGCTGGCAGAACAGGCTGATGGGATTGAAGCGTTGTTGTCTGCGATCGCCACTTTACTAAATCCACAACCGCAACCCCTAGCCAATGAACTACCACAGATTAACGAACTACCAGCAATTTCTGACCTTACAGTTCCAATAGAGTTAACGCCAGTAGTGGCTGTTGCGTCTGAGGAATTTAACCCCGCGCCGATTCTAGAAGCAGAAGCGATCGCGACTCATCTGCCCACTGTAGATCTAGCTAAAGTCATGCCCTTCGGCTCAGCGGGGGGACAGATTGCCGACAGCCCCGATCGGGTGGTTCGAGTCAGTGCCGACAACCTCAGCCGCTTGATGGGATTAGCCGGAGAGTCTCTAGTCGAAGCGAACTGGTTGCAGCCCTTTGCCGATTCACTGCTGAAGCTGAGACGGCAGCAAACTGAACTGTCTACATTAATCGAAAAGCTGCAAGGGTCGCTGGTTGGGCAGACCTTAAACCAGCGCAGTGAAAATTATCTGAATGCGGTACGGCAACAAGCGACTAGTTGTCGGGAAATGCTGAGCGATCGCTTGAATGAACTAGAACTATTTGCCCGTCGTTCTGCCAATTTGTCCGATCGCCTCTATCGCGAAGTGCTGGCGAGCCACATGCGTCCTTTTGCCGATGGGGTTCAGGCATTTCCTCGGATGGTGCGAGATTTGGGTAGACAGTTAGACAAGCAGATCCGCTTTGAAGTCTTGGGCAAAGCCACGGATGTAGACCGAGACATTTTGGAAAAGCTAGAAGCACCGCTGACTCACCTATTACGCAATGCAGTTGATCACGGCATTGAGCCGATGGCAGAGCGTTTAGCAGCGGGTAAACCAGCCGAAGGGTTAGTGCGCCTCGAAGCAGTACATCAGGGTGGAATGCTCTCGATCACTGTGTCGGACGATGGGCGAGGCATGGATTTTGAGCGTTTACGCACCAAGATTGTCAGCAAGCAGTTGGTCAGCCCTGAGATGGCTCCTCAACTGACAGAAGCGGAGCTGATTGAATTTCTGTTCTTACCGGGTTTTTCCACCAGCGACACTGTTACCGAGCTTTCGGGACGGGGTGTGGGGTTGAATATTGTGCAGAACATGATCCAAGAAGTTGGGGGGAGCCTGCGAGCGGTTTCCAAACTGGGTAAAGGCATGACCTTTTATCTGCAATTGCCCTTGACTTTATCGGTCATTCGCACGCTCTTGGTAGAAATTGCTGGAGAGCCTTATGCCTTACCGCTGACTCGCATTGACCGCATTGCTATGGTGGAACCAGAGGCGATCGCCGTAGCCGAAAACCGCCAGTTCTTCACCATTGATGGACAAAATATTGGCCTAGTGGTGGGCCAGCAAGTTCTAGAGTTACCTGCCTCTGCCTACGATGCCAAGGCGCTGCCTGTGATCGTGATCAGCGATCGCCTCAGTTGTTATGGCTTGGTCGTCGATCGATTTCTGGGTGAGCGAGATTTAGTCGTCAGACCGCTCGATTCGCGTTTGGGCAAAGTGAAAAATATCAGTGCTGCGGCTCTTTTAGAAGATGGTTCCCCAGTGCTTCTGATCGATGTAGAAGACATGGTGCGATCGATTGATCACTTGTTAACCAATGGTCAACTCAGCCACATTAGCCGCAAAACTGAAAAGGTAGCGACCAAAGCTCAAAAGCGGGTTTTGGTCGTTGACGATTCCATCACCGTGCGCGAAATGGAGCGGAAGTTGCTGCAAAATAAAGGGTACGCGGTTGAGGTTGCAGTCAATGGAATAGATGGCTGGAATGCGATTCGTACAGGTCATTTTGATTTGATTGTGACCGACATTGACATGCCCCGGATGAATGGAATTGAATTGATCGCTCAGCTAAAGCAACATGCCACCCTCAAGGCTTTACCCGTGATTATTGTGTCTTACAAAGATCGAGAAGAAGACCGGATGCGAGGGTTAGAAGTAGGAGCAGACTACTACCTAACCAAGAGCAGTTTCCACGATGACACGCTCCTACATGCGGTGCGCGATCTGATTGGGGAGGCGATCGCATGA
- a CDS encoding chemotaxis protein CheW has translation MNQPNLPSSSERCWNNIGVSGDRSCPELLEMIHCRNCSVYAQAGRSLLEREIPANYLLEWTSSLAEEKTEPTAGTLSVVIFRLGREWLALPALLFQEITPITSVRTLPHRSNQIFQGLVNIRGELQLCVSLRDLLGIEQATAHATNQQITYQRMVVVQSQKSSWVFPADEVYGVQSIRLDEIRNLPATLSNAKDTYTKGIINWQNHSVSYLDDELLFYTLNRRIL, from the coding sequence ATGAATCAACCCAACCTACCCTCTTCCTCGGAACGTTGCTGGAATAACATTGGTGTCTCCGGCGATCGCTCCTGTCCAGAACTTTTAGAAATGATCCATTGCCGCAACTGCTCTGTCTATGCTCAGGCGGGCCGCAGTTTGCTAGAGCGAGAAATTCCAGCTAATTATCTGCTGGAGTGGACTAGCTCTTTAGCTGAAGAGAAAACGGAACCCACAGCGGGCACTCTATCAGTAGTCATCTTTCGCTTGGGTCGTGAGTGGTTAGCCCTACCCGCACTCTTATTTCAGGAAATTACACCGATTACTTCTGTACGGACGTTGCCCCACCGGAGCAATCAGATCTTTCAAGGTTTGGTAAACATTCGCGGAGAACTGCAATTGTGTGTTTCACTCCGAGATTTGCTTGGCATTGAGCAGGCCACGGCTCACGCAACTAACCAACAGATTACTTATCAACGGATGGTGGTGGTGCAAAGCCAAAAAAGTAGTTGGGTGTTTCCGGCAGATGAAGTGTATGGGGTGCAATCTATCCGCCTAGACGAAATCCGCAATTTGCCTGCCACCCTCTCTAATGCTAAAGACACCTACACCAAAGGCATTATCAACTGGCAAAACCATAGTGTTAGCTACCTAGATGACGAGTTGCTGTTTTACACGCTGAATCGGAGGATTCTGTGA
- a CDS encoding methyl-accepting chemotaxis protein gives MFKHKRLRNRILIGYSLPILCLVGLGGVVHINTSNAFQRQAEEKIVQTTIVEVDQMVLGVARMVRNVRGYLLFPEDKSYIRSYEKGLELFNQAYRNLSQQTQGLERQQQIANLANKINQNQAISQQIFELIDLGQLVEAKALMQSLRMDDIDEARQQIFQVEQAALQRLEQESESAQRLVVISVILGVIISIVFNLIVGLWLSRQVESQIAEIVDVAEKISVGDLTVKLKTDISDRNEIGQLLLAFQRMIQGLSGFIGQVQQSGIQVTASITKLTAFGKQLEATATEQIASTREVVATAKQIAVTSGDLVQTMEVVAAKSQDTATSATVSQANLTAIANTMHQLVTSTASITSRLEVIREKAQSINQVVSTITKVADQTNLLSLNAAIEAEKAGEQGLGFAVVAREIRRLADQTAVATLDIEQTVKEMQASVSTGVMEMDKFNQEVKRGVQEVSEMSRQMGQIIEQVTTLTPQFLVVTQGMETQAEGAQQISEVMSQLSEVSTQTADSLQEVNRAIAQLGAVAQGLHQGIARFQVSDY, from the coding sequence ATGTTTAAGCATAAGAGGCTAAGAAACCGTATTTTGATAGGATACTCCCTGCCCATTCTGTGTTTAGTGGGGCTGGGTGGAGTTGTTCATATCAACACAAGCAATGCTTTCCAGAGACAGGCAGAAGAAAAGATAGTTCAGACCACTATTGTTGAGGTTGACCAAATGGTGCTGGGTGTTGCCAGAATGGTCAGAAATGTCCGAGGCTATCTGTTATTTCCAGAAGATAAAAGCTATATCCGGTCTTATGAAAAAGGTTTGGAACTATTTAATCAAGCCTATAGAAATCTTAGTCAGCAAACGCAGGGTTTGGAACGCCAGCAGCAAATAGCGAATCTTGCGAACAAGATCAATCAAAATCAAGCAATTTCTCAACAAATTTTTGAGCTAATTGACTTAGGGCAATTAGTTGAAGCTAAAGCTCTTATGCAATCTCTCCGAATGGATGATATTGACGAAGCCCGTCAACAGATTTTTCAGGTAGAGCAGGCTGCGTTACAGCGCCTGGAACAAGAATCTGAATCTGCCCAAAGACTAGTTGTTATTTCAGTTATTTTGGGCGTAATTATATCTATTGTTTTTAATCTCATTGTTGGGCTTTGGCTCTCTCGACAAGTGGAGTCTCAAATCGCGGAAATTGTAGATGTTGCTGAGAAAATCTCTGTCGGTGATTTAACAGTAAAGTTAAAAACTGATATTAGCGATCGCAATGAAATTGGTCAGCTTCTCCTCGCCTTTCAAAGGATGATTCAGGGTCTCAGTGGATTTATTGGACAAGTTCAACAATCTGGGATTCAAGTGACGGCTTCAATCACCAAACTGACGGCTTTTGGGAAGCAACTAGAGGCGACGGCTACTGAACAAATTGCTTCTACCCGTGAAGTGGTAGCGACCGCAAAACAAATTGCAGTGACTTCTGGAGACTTGGTACAAACGATGGAAGTCGTTGCTGCTAAGTCGCAAGATACCGCTACCAGCGCCACTGTGAGCCAGGCCAATCTCACTGCGATCGCTAACACGATGCATCAATTGGTGACATCAACTGCCTCCATAACCTCCAGATTAGAAGTCATTCGAGAGAAGGCTCAAAGTATTAATCAGGTGGTTAGCACTATTACCAAAGTGGCTGACCAGACGAACTTACTGTCCTTAAACGCCGCGATCGAAGCCGAAAAGGCAGGGGAACAAGGGTTAGGCTTTGCGGTGGTGGCTAGAGAGATTCGTCGATTGGCCGACCAAACCGCTGTGGCAACTTTAGATATTGAGCAGACCGTTAAAGAGATGCAGGCTTCTGTCTCTACTGGGGTGATGGAAATGGATAAGTTTAACCAGGAAGTGAAACGGGGGGTTCAGGAAGTCAGTGAAATGAGTCGGCAGATGGGACAGATTATTGAGCAAGTGACGACTCTAACCCCTCAATTTTTAGTCGTGACTCAGGGGATGGAAACTCAGGCGGAAGGGGCACAACAAATTAGTGAGGTGATGAGCCAGCTCAGTGAGGTATCGACGCAAACAGCAGATTCACTGCAAGAAGTTAATCGAGCGATCGCCCAGCTAGGCGCAGTGGCGCAAGGCCTACATCAAGGAATTGCTCGGTTTCAGGTCAGCGATTATTGA